In Balaenoptera acutorostrata chromosome 19, mBalAcu1.1, whole genome shotgun sequence, the following proteins share a genomic window:
- the FOSB gene encoding protein FosB isoform X1, which translates to MFQAFPGDYDSGSRCSSSPSAESQYLSSVDSFGSPPTAAASQECAGLGEMPGSFVPTVTAITTSQDLQWLVQPTLISSMAQSQGQPLASQPTAVDPYDMPGTSYSTPGMSGYSSGGASGSGGPSTSGTTSGPGTGPGPRAARARPRRPREETLTPEEEEKRRVRRERNKLAAAKCRNRRRELTDRLQAETDQLEEEKAELESEIAELQKEKERLEFVLVAHKPGCKIPYEEGPGPGPLAEVRDLPGSASTKEDGFSWLLPPPPPPPLPFQTSQDAPPNLTASLFTHSEVQVLGDPFPVVNPSYTSSFVLTCPEVSAFAGAQRTSGSDQPSDPLNSPSLLAL; encoded by the exons ATGTTTCAAGCTTTCCCCGGAGACTACGACTCCGGCTCCCGGTGCAGCTCCTCACCCTCCGCCGAGTCTCAATATCTGTCTTCGGTGGACTCCTTCGGCAGTCCACCCACCGCCGCCGCCTCCCAG GAGTGCGCCGGTCTTGGGGAAATGCCCGGTTCCTTCGTGCCCACGGTCACCGCGATCACAACCAGCCAGGACCTCCAGTGGCTCGTGCAACCTACCCTCATCTCTTCCATGGCCCAGTCCCAGGGGCAACCACTGGCCTCCCAGCCCACAGCCGTTGACCCCTATGACATGCCAGGAACCAGTTACTCCACGCCGGGCATGAGTGGCTACAGCAGTGGCGGAGCTAGTGGCAGTGGTGGGCCTTCCACCAGCGGAACCACCAGTGGACCTGGGACTGGACCTGGGCCCCGCGCAGCCCGAGCCCGGCCTAGGAGACCCCGAGAGGAGACG CTCActccagaggaggaggagaagagaagggtTCGCCGAGAACGAAACAAACTGGCAGCGGCAAAGTGTAGGAACCGGCGAAGGGAGCTGACTGACCGACTCCAGGCG GAGACAGACCAGCTGGAGGAAGAAAAGGCGGAGCTGGAGTCGGAGATCGCCGAGCTCCAAAAGGAGAAGGAACGTCTGGAGTTTGTGCTGGTGGCCCACAAACCGGGCTGCAAGATCCCCTACGAAGAGGGGCCCGGGCCGGGCCCGCTGGCGGAGGTGAGAGATTTGCCGGGGTCAGCATCCACTAAGGAAGATGGTTTCAGCTGGCTGCTTCCGCCCCCGCCACCACCGCCCCTGCCCTTCCAGACCAGCCAAGACGCACCCCCCAACCTGACAGCTTCTCTCTTTACACACAGTGAAGTTCAAGTCCTCGGCGACCCCTTCCCCGTTGTTAACCCTTCGTACACTTCCTCGTTTGTCCTCACCTGCCCGGAGGTCTCCGCGTTCGCCGGCGCCCAACGCACCAGCGGCAGTGACCAGCCTTCCGACCCCCTGAACTCGCCCTCCCTTCTCGCTCTGTGA
- the FOSB gene encoding protein FosB isoform X2 — protein MFQAFPGDYDSGSRCSSSPSAESQYLSSVDSFGSPPTAAASQECAGLGEMPGSFVPTVTAITTSQDLQWLVQPTLISSMAQSQGQPLASQPTAVDPYDMPGTSYSTPGMSGYSSGGASGSGGPSTSGTTSGPGTGPGPRAARARPRRPREETLTPEEEEKRRVRRERNKLAAAKCRNRRRELTDRLQAETDQLEEEKAELESEIAELQKEKERLEFVLVAHKPGCKIPYEEGPGPGPLAE, from the exons ATGTTTCAAGCTTTCCCCGGAGACTACGACTCCGGCTCCCGGTGCAGCTCCTCACCCTCCGCCGAGTCTCAATATCTGTCTTCGGTGGACTCCTTCGGCAGTCCACCCACCGCCGCCGCCTCCCAG GAGTGCGCCGGTCTTGGGGAAATGCCCGGTTCCTTCGTGCCCACGGTCACCGCGATCACAACCAGCCAGGACCTCCAGTGGCTCGTGCAACCTACCCTCATCTCTTCCATGGCCCAGTCCCAGGGGCAACCACTGGCCTCCCAGCCCACAGCCGTTGACCCCTATGACATGCCAGGAACCAGTTACTCCACGCCGGGCATGAGTGGCTACAGCAGTGGCGGAGCTAGTGGCAGTGGTGGGCCTTCCACCAGCGGAACCACCAGTGGACCTGGGACTGGACCTGGGCCCCGCGCAGCCCGAGCCCGGCCTAGGAGACCCCGAGAGGAGACG CTCActccagaggaggaggagaagagaagggtTCGCCGAGAACGAAACAAACTGGCAGCGGCAAAGTGTAGGAACCGGCGAAGGGAGCTGACTGACCGACTCCAGGCG GAGACAGACCAGCTGGAGGAAGAAAAGGCGGAGCTGGAGTCGGAGATCGCCGAGCTCCAAAAGGAGAAGGAACGTCTGGAGTTTGTGCTGGTGGCCCACAAACCGGGCTGCAAGATCCCCTACGAAGAGGGGCCCGGGCCGGGCCCGCTGGCGGAG TGA
- the RTN2 gene encoding reticulon-2 yields the protein MGQVLPVFAHCKEAPSTASSTPDSTEGGNDDSDFRELHTAREFSEEDEEETTSQDWGTPRELTFSYIAFDGVLGSGARRDSAARRPRPQGRSVSEPRELPPQPGLGDSLESIPSLSQSPEPGRRGHPDSAPPAERPLEDLGLQLDQLGWAARGAGSGEDSATSSSTPLDDEEPDGSEVGEAGKDLDLQLGLAQSSPPEVLTPQPSPGSGIPQAHTPSPLRSRDSNSWPDEPSLDEKEEEEPWGRLEREPITGQCLDSTDQSEFTLEPHFLVADLLYWKNTRTSGVVFTGLMVSLLSLLRFSIVSVAAHVALLLLCGTISLRVYRKVLQAVHRGDGANPFQAYLDVDLTLTREQTEHMSQQIASCVVSAATQLRHFFLVEDFVDSLKLVLLFYILTFVGAIFNGLTLLILGVIGLFTVPLLYRQHQAQIDQYVGLVTNQLSHIKAKIRAKIPGTGALASAAAAVSGSKAKAE from the exons ATGGGGCAGGTCCTGCCGGTCTTCGCCCACTGCA AAGAAGCTCCGTCTACAGCTTCCTCTACCCCTGACTCCACAGAAG GAGGGAACGACGACTCGGATTTTCGGGAGCTGCATACAGCCCGGGAATTCTCAGAGGAAGACGAGGAGGAGACCACATCGCAGGACTGGGGCACTCCCCGGGAGCTGACCTTCTCCTACATCGCCTTCGATGGcgtgctgggctctggggcccGCAGGGATTCAGCTGCTCGCCGCCCACGGCCCCAGGGCCGCTCAGTCTCGGAGCCACGAGAGCTGCCCCCGCAACCTGGCCTGGgcgacagcttggagagcatccCCAGCCTGAGCCAATCCCCGGAGCCCGGGCGCCGTGGTCACCCCGATTCTGCCCCTCCAGCTGAGCGCCCCCTGGAGGACCTGGGGCTCCAACTGGACCAACTGGGCTGGGCGGCCCGGGGAGCAGGGTCCGGGGAGGACTCTGCCACCAGTAGCTCCACCCCGCTGGATGACGAAGAACCCGATGGATCAGAGGTTGGAGAGGCTGGGAAAG ACCTGGACCTACAACTCGGACTCGCTCAGTCCTCGCCGCCCGAAGTCTTGACTCCACAGCCCAGCCCTGGCTCTGGGATCCCTCAGGCCCATACCCCATCTCCACTTCGATCTCGGGATTCGAACTCTTGGCCAGATGAGCCCTCGCTGGacgagaaggaggaggaagaaccgTGGGGGCGGCTGGAACGGGAGCCAATCACGGGGCAGTGCCTCGATAGCACGGACCAATCAGAATTCACATTGGAACCACACTTTCTAG TGGCAGACCTGCTGTACTGGAAGAACACGAGGACGTCAGGAGTGGTCTTCACAGGCCTCATGGTCTCCCTGCTCAGCCTCCTGCGTTTCAGCATCGTGTCCGTGGCCGCCCATGTGGCCCTGTTGCTGCTCTGCGGCACCATCTCTCTCAGGGTTTACCGAAAAGTGCTGCAGGCCGTGCACCGGGGGGACGGCGCCAACCCCTTCCA GGCCTACCTGGATGTGGACCTGACCCTGACTCGGGAGCAGACAGAACATATGTCCCAACAGATTGCCTCCTGCGTGGTCTCTGCAGCCACGCAGCTGCGGCATTTCTTTCTGGTAGAAGACTTCGTGGATTCCCTCAAG CTGGTCCTTCTCTTCTACATCTTGACCTTCGTGGGTGCCATCTTCAATGGTTTGACTCTTCTCATTCTGG GAGTGATCGGTTTATTCACAGTCCCTCTGCTGTACCGGCAGCACCAG GCCCAGATTGACCAGTATGTGGGATTGGTGACCAATCAGTTGAGCCACATCAAAGCTAA GATCCGAGCTAAGATCCCAGGGACCGGAGCCCTTGCCTCGGCAGCAGCCGCAGTCTCCGGATCCAAAGCCAAAGCCGAATGA
- the PPM1N gene encoding probable protein phosphatase 1N produces MAALARLLECLLWPARKQEWVEEAEERRSSPDGPQSLLDAPRCAQRPHGGAAASWGLRFGASAVQGWRAHMEDAHCAWLELPGLGPGWAFFAVLDGHGGTRAALFGARHLPGYVLEALGPAPGEPQGVCEALRRAFLSADARLRALWPRGEPGGSTALALLVSPHFLYLAHCGDSRAVLSRAGAVAFTTEDHRPLRPRERERIHDAGGTISRRRLEGSLAVSRALGDFAYKEAPGRPPELQLVSAEPEVTALARRAEDEFMLLASDGVWDAMSGCALVGLVASRLCLGLAPELLCAQLLDTCLCKGSLDNMTCILVCFPGAPRPCEEAIRKELVLDAALGRRVAELCAFGQEPPSLNTVFRTLASEDIPDLPPGGGLHCKATVIADAYSQFCQASGERWMMGQNGAEKPTGTHSSSALDLEA; encoded by the exons ATGGCGGCCCTTGCCCGCCTGCTGGAATGTCTCCTCTGGCCAGCTCGCAAGCAAGAGTGGGtggaggaggcagaggagaggcGCAGCTCTCCCGACGGGCCTCAGTCCCTCCTGGACGCGCCGCGATGCGCCCAGCGGCCGCACGGGGGTGCGGCGGCGTCTTGGGGCTTGCGCTTCGGGGCGAGCGCAGTGCAAGGGTGGCGCGCACACATGGAGGACGCGCATTGCGCTTGGCTTGAGCTACCTGGGCTGGGCCCGGGCTGGGCTTTCTTCGCGGTCCTCGACGGCCACGGTGGGACGAGAGCCGCCCTCTTCGGTGCGCGCCACCTGCCGGGCTACGTGCTCGAGGCGCTGGGCCCAGCGCCCGGCGAGCCCCAGGGCGTGTGCGAAGCACTGCGCCGAGCCTTTCTGAGCGCAGACGCACGCCTGCGCGCTCTCTGGCCCCGCGGCGAGCCGGGAGGCTCCACCGCCTTGGCGTTGCTGGTTTCTCCGCACTTTCTGTACCTGGCGCACTGCGGTGACTCCCGCGCGGTGCTGAGTCGCGCCGGCGCCGTAGCCTTCACCACCGAAGACCATCGGCCCCTCCGTCCCCGAGAACGCGAGCGCATCCATGACGCGGGCGGCACCATCAGCCGCCGACGCCTCGAGGGCTCTCTGGCAGTGTCCCGAGCACTGGGAGACTTTGCCTACAAAGAGGCTCCGGGAAGGCCCCCTGAACTGCAGCTCGTTTCCGCGGAGCCTGAAGTGACCGCCCTGGCACGCCGAGCAGAGGACGAATTCATGCTCCTGGCCTCTGATGGCGTGTGGGACGCGATGTCTGGCTGTGCCCTGGTGGGACTGGTGGCATCTCGCCTCTGCTTGGGCTTGGCCCCAGAGCTTCTCTGCGCGCAGCTGTTGGACACGTGTCTTTGCAAG gGCAGCCTGGACAACATGACCTGCATCCTGGTCTGCTTCCCGGGGGCCCCCAGGCCTTGTGAGGAGGCCATCAGGAAGGAGCTAGTGCTGGACGCAGCCCTGGGACGCAGGGTCGCAG AGCTGTGTGCCTTTGGCCAGGAGCCCCCCAGCTTGAACACAGTTTTCAGGACTCTGGCCTCTGAGGACATTCCGGATTTACCTCCTGGGGGAGGGCTCCACTGCAA GGCCACAGTCATCGCTGACGCTTACTCTCAGTTCTGCCAGGCCTCAGGAGAGCGCTGGATG ATGGGGCAGAATGGGGCTGAGAAGCCCACTGGCACTCATTCAAGCTCTGCCTTGGACTTGGAGGCCTGA